The proteins below come from a single Tachypleus tridentatus isolate NWPU-2018 chromosome 13, ASM421037v1, whole genome shotgun sequence genomic window:
- the LOC143240664 gene encoding uncharacterized protein LOC143240664 isoform X2, with translation MLITWDEISQKFHKASQVLQNEDVNLKTLTDLYGSLADQLYTLMNDFERFEAVAKETLPDVDYNAAEIRKRVKKKILSDRGAQGVDLNTRDKFRVTTFCTIVDKLEIQMTRRGEVCKEIANRFSFLSDVPNDVASSAETERILSVPKS, from the coding sequence ATGTTGATCACGTGGGACGAGATTTCGCAAAAGTTccataaagcaagtcaagttctgcaaaatgaggatgtgaacttaaaaacacttacagatctgtacgggtcattagctgaccaactatACACTTTAATgaatgactttgaaagatttgaagcagttgcaaaggaaacattaccagatgttgattacaatgcagctgAAATTCGCAAACGTGTCAAAAAGAAGATACTCAGTGACAGAGGTGCACAAGGAGTAGATCTAAATACCAGAGATAAATTTCGTGTCACCACCTTCtgcacaattgttgacaaactagaaatcCAGATGacaagaagaggagaggtgtgcaaagaaatagcaaacagattttctttcctaagtgatgtgccaaatgatgtcgcttcatctgctgaaactgaaaggaTTCTCAGTGTTCCTaaaagctaa